The Magallana gigas chromosome 6, xbMagGiga1.1, whole genome shotgun sequence genome includes the window tatgaattttgacACATAGTTGCTGATGTGAAGGTTAATAAATATGTATCTGATCTGATAAAAACAGTGTTCATCAGGTAGCATTATATACAGCTTTACAAACTTATAATCAAGTCAATGAATACATATGTACCAAGTATTGAATATGCATGTTAATTAGGCTTCTCCAGAAAATGTTGAATCAGTTAATGGCATTCAAGAAATGttgtttcattttatgaatgggGAAAGAGCAATTATTGTCGACCATCCTGGGTTCAAAAGTTCATTGGATTGTAATTTCTAATTACCAGTagattcaatattttcattgtcCTTCCAAATATGACACCATTATTGTTTGTCCTGATGCTCATTTGTTACCCAGTGTAAAGGTAATTTTGCATTGTATCACtttgaataaattaatgtattattttttattacactGTATTGTAAATCTTATGTGATGTGACATCATGCATTTATACTTTATAATACCTTAaaacatgggttttttttagaaatatagtGAAGTTTGTTACTAGAAAAATCTTTGATAAAAATCTAATTAAATTCAGGTGTTTTTATCTTACAGCTCAAGGGAAATAAAACATTCATCTCAATCATTTTTAAGTAAAcgacatactgtggtttcatcaatattcgttgaataccaattttcgtggattttgttgttaagttgatccacgaaattaaatattcattgaagttcaatttcaacaaacattttgtattgatagaatcattggccacgaatttaggtatccttgaaactggttttcagaaaatccacgaaaattgatacccatgaaaataaatgaaaccacagtaccatatgttcaataaattaaatgataagtatagagtaaattatttattttttgtgggagtcagtttgtaatcatagaGATTTTCTGTTGTTTACTACTTTTAATTAGtattcataaacaaaataacCACAACATTCCTgtttagtaatgtttacatgtactgtacatttAGTTTGAACCAAAGTTATAGTTTGTCAACATTACAATTTACAAACTGAATGCCAATTTTACAAACTGAATAAAtgccaatttaaaaataaaaatcttataGCAAACAAGAAATAATAACTTTGCATGagaaaacaatgtttaaaatcatttgtaaataaatctgCTGTGGTATTCATGTACTTAGTAATgtaataagaaaaattaaagttaagttCTAACAGTTATTTCCCTTGAAGAAGTGTTTTATCCTCTATGTGATGGTGTAATGGAGGTCTGTGCGTTAGTCAGATTGATCCTCAGCATGCTCAGTACCtggatttattgatatttactgGGCTGAGGATCAGATAATCTTGAAATAGAAAGTACTCAGTTCTTAAGAAGTGCAATGAATTTGTTCTCAGTGTGTTAACATCAGTATGATGATAGGTAGGCTAACAGAATTATGTTTCATTAGCTATTTTAGGTGTGACTGTACATTATTACATTAATGTTGTATCATGGAcaacatttttagctcaccgagacgaagtcagggggagcttatgctataccctcggcgtcggcgtccggacctggttaaagtttttgttgcaggtcctgtatctaagctattacttgtcctatcttcaccaaacttgcatggatgacgCATCtcgacctacttatggacttgaaagacttgaatgctgaatctgagtcctaaatttcagatgctggaggaggttaaggttgttggaccaggttaaagtttttgttgcagatgccgtttgatagcaatatctaagttactgcaggtctgtatttcaccaaacttgcatggatggtgtgtcttatgatactgatgcatcagacaggcttgagtgctgaatctgagctataggtttcggatgctggaggaggatAAGGtatttggagcaggttaaagtttttgttgcaggtgccctttgatagcaatatctaagttactgcaggtccatacttcaccaaacttgcatggatggtgtgtcttatgatactgatgcaccagacaggcttgagtgctgaatctgagctataggtttcggatgctggatgaggttaatgtttttggagcaggttaaagtttttgttgcaggtgccctttgatagcaatatctaagttactgctggtccgtacttcaccaaacttgcattgatggtgtgtcttacgatactgatgcaccaggcaggcttaggttctgaatctgagctataggtttcagatgctgaaggaggttaaggtttttagagctggttaaagtttttgttgcaggtgccctctaatgattatatcttagttactacttttcctaacttcaccagacttccatggatggtgcgtcttatgatactgatgcacctgacaggtttgaatgctgagtctgagccataggtttcagatcctggatatggttaagttttttggaacaggtcacatgtttaatagataatagtactatttcaaacttgcatagttgattaaactgtagtatgaatgaatcacagaggaagcttcagatgcagagcttgatctccattatcaaggatgctaaaaaatatatcttagttattacaggtcctaacttcaccaaacttgaatggatggtgtgtcttatgatacagatgcacctgacaggcatggatgttgaatctgagccataggttgtggatgctggagcaggttaaggttttaattgctagtgccctctgatgatgatatcttagttattactggtctgaatttcaccaaacttgcatggagatgcgtcttatgtatactgatgcacctgacaggcttgaatgctgaatctgagccataggtttcggatgctggatgaggtttagtttttttggaacatgtcacatgttttatagatgatagcttgcgtagttgatttaactatattataaatgaaacgcagaggttgcttcagatgcagagcctgatctccattatcaaggatgctaaagaaatctcctacctcactcaaacctgctcgatagatagatgtgtttgttgataaatgatataacatgattcctatgatatagtattgtttggtatgaaacaatattgtttaatatgacacaatataatatcatatgtaatattataaaaagttgtatgatacgatatgatattgtatcaattttttaaaatattttatgttatgatattgtatcatgatatcgttatgtatagtattgtatattatggtacaatattgtataatattatattgtattattaatttattattttatcacatgatactattacataagatattgcaaaatataatattgtatcctatgatacaatattgtatattctataatattgtatcatacgatattgtataatatgatattagtatctgtaatatagaattatatcacatgaaattgtataatatgatactgtaatattatataatattgtatcatacgatattgtataatatgatattggtttataatatgattattacatcacatcacatgaaattgtattgtatgatattgtttaacatattattgtatcatatgatacaatatgtataatataatattgtattatataatattttactttatcacataatattgtattatttgatgatacaatgttgtatcaaattatattgtatcatatgatacaatatcatattatgtattaaaaatgatacagtatcatactatattttacaatataatatcatatgtttcaatgttatgatgtattatgtaatatgatattgtaatataatactatattgttatatatattatataatgatattgtaatatttgatcaaatacaataacgtataacacaatacaatgtcatatcatacgttacaatatcatatctcattattggttattatggtattttattgtattatatgatatatgttgtaaatatgataggatgcaatatttaatgttatattattgtatggattaacaaatgaacatatgattttcatacaattttttaacagatgatatacgatattgtatcaaaacagaatccatgaatatccaagatcataaagtatgattttcatttaatgtgataaaggtggtctcttaaaggtgaagtctcataagggtgatgtctcgtctcggtgagctttgttatctgtgattacctatgttttttaaaaagtgcttACGGTacatttaaagatttactcaataccACATTTGCATCTTCAATCTGTGTTGAACAGCTGAGAATTTATTATGTTTGGTAATAATATACTAAACATCGTCATGGTAGCTCctctaaattaaatttttgaacatttttactttgtgtctaaaataaatagatttaaaaCCAGTTTGAatgttgttcattttctttattaggAAAAAGATTGAGAAATGAATTAATGAGAATTCCTGCAAACTTGATTTCTCCCCTGGaggaaaaaaatgtcattattaaaGAAGAATACACATATACAGCACTTTAATTTTCACTCTAGTCAAGAGAAtatagtaaagtaaaaaaaaaataaaagggaatTTGTCATATGTTATGTTTTCATCAATCATAATATTAAAGACAAATTATAACCAAGCTTGAAAGTcttcaaattgaaatttgaatGAATGCAACCATccacaaaaaagaaagaaaagtcaAACTTGTTTTAAGGCAGTTTTTATATTTCTCTCCATTGGAATATACATGTCCAAAATACACTGTGTACTGTGTCTGAAGCACCCTTCTCCATTATGATcatgataaaacataattaaacaaaggagattcatacacatgtattcCACCCAAAACAAAGCAAAACCAATGCATAACAGTTACCAttagtaaaacaaaaacagtgcTGCATGATATCACTTTAGACTATGTTACTGTGCCCTCAATTTACCTCCACCTtaaactgtaaaccaacttttattggtGTGTGAAAAAATTTCGCAATGTTTGCGATAGCCTCCCTGTTGTGAATATTTCTTTCCGCAATCGGTCCGTAATTGCGTTATGGGTGAAATAACAACATGGTGTTGATAAGGTTTGAACGTGAATATTAGTTGCTGCGAACCGGTTTATCTCCGGtctttcacaaaaaaaaaaaagttgtcgcaaataagagttggtttacagtattttgttCTATTGTATTGTTCAAACATTTAATAGGCACGTTATTCAGAAAGAAGTTGAATTGCTTTCTATGCTATTTGGCAGACGTAAAGAGTGGCACAATTAACTAATAGTCAACAATAACACTAACAAACACCCGCCTTTAGTCAGTGACAGCAAAATGTACACTGTTAGaatatatcagtaaaaaaaatatggaaaattaaaaatagaaatgagtACTGATAACTAATAAACATATTATCAAGCATCACTATTACGCTTTTGGACTTGCATAAAgctaaatattatataaagcTAGACGGTtaagtacaaaaataaataacattattcatcataaaacataatgatAACTGAGGTCAATTGTGTAtgaaaaaatggggggggggggtatgaaaTCTACGGTTACAATGTTGTCATATTTACATAAGCTATGTAGGTAAGGAAATTTCCATTTTGCACTGCTAGTTTTACAACTGGTTGTTTGAAAACTTCATGTGCtgcaaaaatttccatttgaaaaATCATATGCTGGAAATATTTCCATTTTGAGAAAGCAAGGTTTAAACACAACCAATTTCCATTGACATGTGCAATACCAGTAGGTGATTAGAAATGAGACTAAACTATTAATCTGGcaagtacatatattttaaaaggacTAGTTCTTCTGTCCATCATcataatatttgatacaaaatcttgagataaaataaatgtttttttaaaaaatgcccaaaacagaaaaaaataacaatatttacaatattaataCTCATTTAGTTCCGTAGTATGGTGCATatccttaaaatatttttataaaatatatgtgcATATACATGATCACAAAACAAGCTTATAGCTGTGAGGACTAAATGTATTCCTTTTCTCAATGAATTGATAAACTTTAAAATGCAACAATCTCTTTCCCTGCGAAGCTTCCCTCGATCCCCGTCTCCTTGTTCATGAATCCTgtgaataacaaaaaattcagaaatttgAGCAATGCAAACCACACAGTGGCCCTAATATTTATCTAATGCATGGGTTATGAAATACTCAGGCCATAACTAGCCTAATGACTAATACTTTGATGAGTTTCCCATGTTTCTTAAAATTGagtaattttatgtggccttgACCTTATTAAAATTAACATGGGTTACTGTCTTGCATATCATTTAGAAAAGTTTGTACAAGATAAAAATTCTAGCAgtttaaaagtattttgtaaTACTGTATCACTAAAATAATTACAGACTTGTCTCTTACAATTATTTTGCATATTGATTAAATGTCCCTGATATGCATTAGTTGCAGTAGCCTTGACACGCCAGTGTCAAGGTCGTCTTACCTCCACTAATGGCACATCATTTTCAGAATAGGAGGGTGGTTCTGCTTTGGAGTATTTGATTGCCAGCAGATCTCCAATATCACTAGTTATTTGCAGTGCCTGTAAAAGAACAATTATTGATGATGAACTCATAAATATCTGTCATTTTTACATGACAATGAAATAAGATGCAACACAATGTATTGATGTTccagatataaaaatatatgcaagTAAAATTTCAGATAAATAAGCTAATAGTTTTAAGAAATGTTAAAAGTATATCTTACATAAAAGTTAAATCTCATTTCCAGATAAAGCAACACACTTGAGATATTAAGTATTAAAATCTCTCCTATTTGGTCCAATAAAAATTTGTCTAAAGACAGTATGATTCAACCTACCTCATCTAACATTTCTTTCGTGTGCGAGGCTGACAGACAGAAGCGAGCTCTACACTTGGTCATGGGGGTTGCAGGAAAACCAACCACAACCACACCCATTCCTCTATTTAGACTCTCTCTGGAGAACTTTCTGaaatttcaaatcataaaatcaaaaactttCACTCACGATGATAACCATCACTTAATGCATCTATATCATAAATAAAAGCATTCTCAAAAATATGGGCAAAATACTAGCGAAAAACTAAGTAGTTGGAAAACTTAAAACCCGAGATGCTTACGCTATTTTGGACGGCATAAACATTAACAAAGGCACAACAGGAGAATCTTTGTTTCCATATAAAATAAAGCCCATCTCTTGAAGTCGCCTCCTGAAGTATCGAGTGTTCCATTTCAGCTGCTGGATTCTTTTTTCGCCTGTAAAAGCAGAGAACGTTTTTTTCCTCAAATTAATGTGTTTCTTGATTaccaaatacatattttgattttcccTTGCATACACTATGCtatgtatataataataatactaACAAtagttttatttccaattttggtCCCAGAGCTCATACAAGATTAATCAAGACCTGATTTTAGTTATACTCATTCCAAAACACCAAAATAAAATACCGTAGGTAACCTAACCTCAAATCTAGAATATGATACCAATCTATACTTCCTTACTTATTCCAAAAGACTGAGAAAGAAGAAATGGCCTCACCTTCTCTGGTTCCATCCCTGCCCAGCATGATATTCATTGAGGACACGATTTGTTGAGCAACACCCGGGGCCATACTACTGGAGTAGATAGCTGAGTGGGAGTACAGACGTAAATGGTTGACAAGGGcctgaaaagaaaaacacaGCAATGCATAATACCGACATTTAACCAGAATAATCAACAGTATGTTATGTTTGACAAAAccccttaccccccccccccccaaaaaaaaaacccaggaaaCAGAGAATGTCTAAAACTGATATCTTACCATATTAAtctcttttgtttttaaattagttaTTTTTACAAGATTAATTTAATTGACGTACTATTTCAAATATAGTATATGTCCATGTATGTTGAAAATAAGATGCACATGTTgatatatcaatacatatagATCAAATTCAGTTATTCTACTGAGTTCACAGTCAATAAGTTGAAATGAACTACCGGTAGTCATGTGGACAAATTGCTGCAAATACATCAATATGCTAAGTGTAAGTCTAAAATCAATGTTAACCATATTTgaatatgttaataaaaatgcaGTATTGATACACCTTGCAAAAATATCAAACTAATCAAAAATAATGTATATCAGGTGATACCAGGgacgagatcaaaacaaaagtatgatgttgtttatatcatatatctaaaatcaaagactttaattcaaatttaaattccaaataaggaatataatttatcatgaagaagctatagatttttttcggatttacaaaacttgttcgtttttatttctttttatacgTGTTAAAACTGTAAAGAGTTGTCGGACTTTGTTGACAAACCATCGTCATTTAAAATACAGTAGAAGAGAGTCTGTCGTCTGAAAAGAAGGACTATCttctagaattcaaaattatcgcGAGATAAACTTCCCTCCTACACGGCTTCGTTATGAGTCAAATTCTTTCACTGGGATTTCGTAAGTTTCCCGTCAGATTCCATTCATAAAGATCCATACTGTTATATAGAAAGTTATTGGAGAACGTTCATAAGCGCGTCCATTACTTTAACCCCTTAATTTTTACAGTCTAATCtctgattttctaagattaagtctcgttccatccttctctatatcctccataatttaaacgttgattgatattaaataaatcgTGCTATTGTTCTAAATACACAACCGTTGTGTAGGTTACCTCCCCTTACTTAGATACACATCACTCTTTGGcactatttttgaattattatttttcaattttcggtaatacatcaaaatattcagacgtgtaaggtgataatttgtattatatattcgTTATTCTATCGTTTTATCACAAACTAGTCTTAATTTAAAGCAGAGATATTggaaattatcaatttcaaatttgagggcaatacacccccttgacgacgggctgagacagagaaatatcagccccgagggcgatacagccctagcttccggttgctgtctcacctagtccaaaacacgtgtatcagggctgatacactactaggtaTATGATATTAATTAGGTGTACACAGGTACAGTGCTGTAAACAAATCTGATCTGTGGCATAAATATCCCAGCACCACCATGTTTATGAAAGATTACCATTATTCATAATAAGGGATTAAAATCTGTATTCAAATtgcataaaattaatgttattttatttaaaataaaattttaccctGTAAAAATTGCTGGATGGTGAATAAAATCCTACTTACAGTAACATGTGAAAGCTATTCACAACTATAAACAACACATCATTCAGAGAATGAGACCATCTTAAAGGGCACCACAttaactatagtctgtcccaagatatttatgcagcacatttggacgattttttataaaaatacacttacctgtgaaagaagtgcaattgaaatagttgaaagggatattttccaagataattttattgacaaattatcatctttcactcggaaaaattcacaggaacgaaaacagattccttacggagatttataatggggaatgtttacattttttctccttcggaatacactcggaatacatcgcgcaatatttcaacgttatcatccgggcttgctgcaatacaaaatctccgtagacatcacattttttagcattgtattgaaacctgataagctaacaggggcgttttgactgagaaatcttggaaatttttcatacttttgaaagAACATCATTTGAATcctaaggtatttataaatatcaagcaattaagccaaatgtgaatccaaaatatcttgggacagagtataaaacAGAAGGATGAAAACTATTACTGATATAGAGGACTTCATTGCTAGCTTTGATTCAAGTTCAGGTTATTGCAAATCCCTTATCCAAAATGCCCTACATATATCATCTTTATATAGATGAAACAGATAGTCTGTTGATTGATTCTAGGACAGATttggagaggggggggggaataTAGTCCcaaaaaggatttttaaaagagCTCCTATGACCTTCACTTTTGACTTGGAAACTTGAATCAAGATCACTGCACAACCTTTCCTTGAAGGAACTCTGTTGTAAAACCTGAGACAAATTGGGCCAATGGGAAATGATATATGGTCCGGACAAGTGATGTTAGACATTGCGTGAAGACGGGGGAATCTAGGAACTTATAAGATGTTCAGATGATGTCAGTTGTAATTACTTAAAGTTGCATGCAGAGGAAGACTTGCACTAGCAACTTAAGATGCaccaatatataaatagtgcttgtttgggagggtaacagttgaaattgacaccccgagaaaaccattgtcaaccgacgcgaagcgtaggttgacaatggttttcgaggggtgtcaatttcaactgttatcctcccaaacaggcactatttattttgttatactgaatatcttttttcaaatttttaagaaaattttactggttttatataggaataacgtgaattctacagcgaaccgtacgcgcataattttcgcgcatgtaacattttttaatgttacccgttgccaagtgcgttgctaacgctgagggtaatagtaaatattattaactgcgtcttaaccaatcagatttcagtatttaacatgaaagtataacaatataaattACCTTTGATCCACCTATGTAACCTCCAACAGCACCAAAACTCTTGGTAAATGTTCCCATCATGATGTCCACATCCCGGGGGTTCAGACCAAAGTAGTCCACTACACCCTTCCCATGGGGCCCTATTGCACCTATACTATGGGCCtcatctaaatataaataagccttgtatttcttttttaatcggAGCACCTCTGGTAGTTTCACTATGGAACCTTCCATGCTGCAAAAAGACACACAATCTTaaacataccggtatatatatgaaatatttgttaattacgcaagggtaagaaaaaaaacagaacagtacttcaaattttttatttcatattccaATTTTAACTCTTTCCACAGGtctaaaatacatttatgtgataaaatttcatttgcattACCCATATGAAATGAGattattcaaatgttttaaGAGGTTACGTCTCTAAATAATTTGCATTCAATCAATTAATCTCCAAATCAGCATGACTTCCCCCAGATTTTCGGTCCATTACCTGTAAACACCCTCCACCACAATCAGAATTTTCTTCCATGGTCTGTGAGTCCTAGGCTGTTTATCTACAATGGCTTCTCGTAAATTCTTTTCAAGATCTTTCATacctgtaataaaattgaaaaattcattttccaAGAAACATCTTTCCTACccgttttataaaaacaaaatttccaagataatacAACTGTTATTTATTAGTTTAGCCATACAGGATGTAAAAATTGCTTTCATTATGCAAAATTAATACTGTATTGTTACTATTGTATACCAACTTTTTATTcgcaattattttatttctcaGATTACCAGATATAAACTGGTTTGCAATGACTATTAATGTATCAAGATGTAAATTATCTTTAGATTAAAATGTCACACACATATTAAAACTAGTTCATGGcaataaatatttcttaaaatgtgctgaaaaaatgttttgcatgccaataaaagttggttaacaGTATAAAATCATAATGTGCACAACAGACTCACAATTGTGTTTGAAGGTTTTGATTTTGGCTCCAGAGAGCCGACAGCCCAGAATTAGTGATGCATGGTTCAGTTCATCACTCAGAATTAAACAGCCCTGCAGCAAGAGAAAATCATCTGATCAGAAAGAGTTCTAAAGGAGAAGGTTATAGCTAATCTTACATCACTAAATTATGGATTGATGGAAAGCCATTAGAAATCAATATGTCATAAACAACCATCAAGATATTTGTCCCTGTCATTGTTTAGATCATTTTTTTagaatgcaaatacatttatttagaatGCAAATACATTCTTGGATGTGTAAATTTAATGCATAGAAACAAAATCTTACTTTTCTGGATACATTATGtgctttataatataaaaagatCTTTCAAGCTTCCCCTTATTAAGCATTTAAACTACATTTTCTGTACTCATAGACAGCTGGGATGCCTATACTTCAGTCTAGATGATGAGATGGTGAAATTCACACTacttgcagtttttttttttttcatttttcattggaGAAGATAATGTACAAACAATATAATTCTCAGCAAATACTCTACAATCATGTGGAATTTTATTGCAACAAAAATTTACCCTctggatgtacatgtaatatggtATGGCAATTTCAAAAACCTTTTTAGCATACTGAATTGtaagcattatacatgtatttactgccaatatttaatttaagttACCCTAACACTTGCTACGTGTAATAATGGAAAATTCCAGTCTCCACTTACCTAGTAAGACTTGTTGACTTCTGACTTTTATCTCAAACtaaagtaattatttttatgtacttttctttaaaaagtgatATATTTACCTTTCCAACAAGAGAGGGAATATTCATGGAATTTGTGGCAAAACCCATGGGAACAGTGTAAGCGTCCTCCACTCCTAGATAATCTGCCACTAGCCTGTCCATTTGTTTGTGGAGGTCCAGGTACCcttcaatgaaaaatttaaatgtatattttacttcataataagaagaaaaataTGCTAAGATTTCAACCCCATCCACCCCTTTTTTagtaaacttttaattataacttCAAAAAACATAAAGTAGGAAGTTTTAATAACTGTTGcacaaatatcattaaatcaaaaagaccttttttgaaaatttaattattataatccAATTCTGCatgaaatttaaagttaattaatCCAGAGAGGATCATCTTAGACTCAACTGAAAATATTACATTTCATATATTGCAATACTGTTAAAAATATTGCAGTGGCTAGCATTACAGAATTTGCAAAATACCTAGCTCTTCTAACTAAAATGAACTAGTATACAAGAATGAAAACCAAGAGGTATTCATGGGaaggtacccccccccccccttcgaaaaaaaaaaccatttcttTAATGGAAGTgcaaatgtataaaaacaaaataacactgCAAAGGTTTTAAACTTTTCAATGATTTCTGACAGTACCTTATAAattggaaatacatgtattaatagtGGTGACTGTTCATGCAGAAAAGTGTTTACATGACTAGGATATGCTGCAATGTGAATTACATGACAAGGATAATTAATGCTAGGGAGAGCAAACATTACAGGGTTATGATGTTAAGGCAGCTTCACCACAAGAGAGATCTGATCAATCTGTGACACAATTTCATCTATACCTCTGATCAACCTTTATAGGCCCAATGCTTAGTTATCAACTGATGGATTTTTGTATGTGTTAATTTGTTACCAACTAGAAACTCCCATATGGAATTATTAATGGGACTACGcctatatttgttttaaaattgaattaatcatCTGTAGATCTTCAATCATAGGattgtaaaca containing:
- the LOC105318204 gene encoding serine palmitoyltransferase 2, producing MSMVETIYMPSENDFRGKTKKLNGVQNGGKISNGCHKQTKQVDEETEKAWEKDFCETFEETPMLAAISTYIGYLILVAVGHVREFLKGIGIGVVKCVAEPKIPGFVPLYQTWESFYSWYVYRRIQDCFCRPVSGVPGAKMVVIDRESNDHRWSFQYTGGHSTVLNFGSYNYLGFSQNSGPCAEEVEQTIKNYGVSVCGSRQELGYLDLHKQMDRLVADYLGVEDAYTVPMGFATNSMNIPSLVGKGCLILSDELNHASLILGCRLSGAKIKTFKHNCMKDLEKNLREAIVDKQPRTHRPWKKILIVVEGVYSMEGSIVKLPEVLRLKKKYKAYLYLDEAHSIGAIGPHGKGVVDYFGLNPRDVDIMMGTFTKSFGAVGGYIGGSKALVNHLRLYSHSAIYSSSMAPGVAQQIVSSMNIMLGRDGTREGEKRIQQLKWNTRYFRRRLQEMGFILYGNKDSPVVPLLMFMPSKIAKFSRESLNRGMGVVVVGFPATPMTKCRARFCLSASHTKEMLDEALQITSDIGDLLAIKYSKAEPPSYSENDVPLVEDS